A window of Malania oleifera isolate guangnan ecotype guangnan chromosome 5, ASM2987363v1, whole genome shotgun sequence contains these coding sequences:
- the LOC131155907 gene encoding truncated transcription factor CAULIFLOWER A-like: protein MGRGKIEIKRIESKVGRQVTFSKRRAGLVKKTHELSVLCDAQIGLIVFSGTGKLFQYSTHPFSMEQVIERYQTTKGIPFQHHDNLQEQQYDKLAQMRSQVDQLELSLQRFAGNLGFTQYEDLDKLEEQLESSVNKIRSRKNELQQQQLDNLRRKERLMEEENNHLQGLIRDQHKAAMLEYQRVAAAELKVAPLSPPPQQQLQQVLAEAAFFGAEGPSSVLQLATLPDSGHDDHRHHLHYPYRLHPTTNTHPTAATNLQHPNFHHPRSVG, encoded by the exons ATGGGGCGAGGGAAGATAGAGATAAAGAGGATAGAGAGCAAAGTAGGCAGGCAAGTGACTTTCTCGAAGAGGAGAGCGGGGCTGGTGAAGAAGACGCACGAGCTTTCTGTGCTGTGTGATGCCCAGATCGGCCTCATCGTCTTCTCCGGCACCGGCAAGCTCTTCCAGTACTCCACTCACCCTTTCAG TATGGAGCAAGTCATTGAAAGGTACCAGACAACCAAAGGAATTCCATTTCAGCACCACGATAACCTACAG GAGCAACAATACGACAAGCTGGCGCAAATGAGAAGTCAAGTAGATCAGCTTGAACTAAGTCTGCAACGGTTCGCAGGCAACCTGGGTTTCACACAGTATGAGGATTTGGATAAACTAGAAGAGCAGCTTGAAAGCTCTGTTAACAAAATTAGGTCTAGGAAG AATGAGCTTCAACAACAGCAATTGGATAATCTGCGCAGGAAG GAGCGGTTGATGGAGGAGGAGAACAACCATCTCCAAGGTTTG ATAAGGGATCAGCACAAGGCAGCCATGTTGGAGTATCAGCGGGTAGCAGCAGCAGaactgaaggtggcaccgctatCACCGCCGCCGCAGCAGCAGCTGCAGCAAGTACTGGCTGAAGCTGCGTTCTTTGGAGCAGAAGGACCCAGCAGTGTGCTTCAGCTTGCGACTCTCCCGGATTCCGGCCACGATGATCATCGTCATCATCTTCATTATCCATATCGTCTCCACCCCACCACCAACACTCACCCGACGGCGGCCACCAATCTTCAGCACCCAAATTTCCACCACCCCCGCAGCGTCG GGTAG